In Nitrospirota bacterium, a genomic segment contains:
- a CDS encoding response regulator, producing the protein MMPNNELLKTLTVLYVEDDLLLKETLGRVLKRRFATVYEAKDGNEGFEIYKAHKDDIDIVITDVEMTGMSGLALIDKILEINEFQQIIITTGYNDKHHMSDKVCQNIKKPIHIDQLLESILFCVGKTGGNSN; encoded by the coding sequence ATGATGCCAAATAATGAATTACTGAAGACGTTAACGGTGCTTTATGTAGAAGACGACTTACTGCTTAAAGAAACCCTTGGGCGTGTTCTGAAAAGAAGATTTGCTACAGTCTATGAAGCTAAAGATGGTAACGAAGGGTTTGAAATCTACAAGGCACATAAGGATGACATAGATATAGTAATAACAGATGTGGAAATGACAGGAATGAGCGGGTTGGCATTGATTGATAAGATATTGGAAATAAATGAGTTTCAACAGATAATTATTACTACTGGTTACAACGATAAACATCATATGAGTGACAAAGTTTGCCAGAATATTAAAAAACCGATACACATAGATCAATTACTCGAAAGTATTTTGTTCTGTGTGGGAAAGACTGGCG